One genomic region from Panthera tigris isolate Pti1 chromosome D1, P.tigris_Pti1_mat1.1, whole genome shotgun sequence encodes:
- the LOC122231219 gene encoding UPF0538 protein C2orf76-like gives MTSGEVTIIVCLIHSFEHYNYKPVVYHGINLDQTIEKFIVFLSYDKLKVIHQAHKSNANKLVWNLETGRPLVKEGSILEATRISNETEIASFHEEDYENYKANPISS, from the exons ATGACTTCTGGAGAGGTGACCATTATAGtttgcctcattcattcatttgagcaTTATAATTACAAACCTGTAGTATATCATGGAATTAATTTGGACCAAACTATAGAGAAAtttatagtatttcttt CATATGACAAACTGAAGGTAATTCATCAAGCTCATAAATCAAACGCAAATAAACTTGTGTGGAATTTGGAAACTGGCAGACCCCTGGTAAAAGAAGGTAGCATTCTGGAAGCTACTAGAATCAGCAATGAAACTGAAATTGCATCCTTCCATGAAGAGGATTATGAGAACTACAAAGCTAATCCCATTTCATCCTAG